In Fusobacterium simiae, the sequence TGAACTCATCCCTTCACCTAAAATATTTGAAATTATTGCAGCTGGATATCTTAGATTTGACTTTGCTGAAACACCTCTTGTAGTAAAACAAAGATGTATTTGATTAGAAGGTTTTTTTACAACTTTTTTACCTTTTTTTATTTCATAAGTTAAATCTAATGTTTCTTCCTTTTTTACTTTTCTAAAATCTTTCAATTTTTTATTTAGTTCTTTATATAAATATTTTTCATCTATATTTCCAGAAGCAACAATAACCAAATTTTCAGCTATATAATGCTTTTCTAAATAATTTAAAATAGCTTTTCTATCTATTTTTTTTAAACTTGAAATAGTTCCAGATATAGAATTAGAATGAATACCTCTTAAAGCATATTCAATATTTTTATCATGAACTATTTCTTCTGGGATGTCCTCATACATTCTTATTTCCTCTATAATTACATTTCTCTCTTTTTCTATACTTTCTTCATCAAAATTTGAATTAAGTAACATATCAGTAAGAACATCAATTGCTATATCAATTTTTGAAGATAAAAGCTTTATATAATAGCAAGTCATATCTCTTGAAGTGAAAGCATTTAGAATTCCTCCTTCAAAGTCAACAAACTCTGAAATTTCTTTTGCGGTTCTATTTTTTGTTCCTTTAAACATTAAATGTTCTATAAAATGGGAAATTCCACTTTCTTTTTTAGTTTCATTCATGGCTCCCGTTTTAACAAAAAATCCCATACTGAATGTACTTATATTTTCTAAATTTTCTGTTATTAATGTTATTCCATTATCTAGTTTCTTTAACTTAACATTCTCCACAATTTTTACTCCTAACTTTTTTAATATTCTGCTTTATTCATAAAATATATACCTATTATTAAGTATAAAATATTTGGTATCCAACTTGCTATAAATGGATTTAATATTCCATTTAAACTCATAGCTTCAAATGCCCCTGAAACTAGATAATAACCATATCCTGCAACAACACAAATAACTAAATTTATTGTTGTTCTTCCACCTCTAACATATTTACTACTTACTGAAAGTCCAATAAAAGCAACTATAAAACTAGCAAAGGGGAAAGAATATCTTTTAGCAAGTTCTGCTAGATATATTCTTGTATCCTCACCAATATTTTTTTGTTCTTTTATAGTTTTCTTTAATTCTTTTATTGTTAACATTCTAGGATCTTCTGCTGCAGCTTTTATAAAATTACTAGGATCATCTTTATACAAATCTGATTTATATTCAGTTTTAGTAGTGGTTTCCTTAGTATCAACATTATAAATATTTACATCAGTAAAAATCCATTTATTTTCTTCTGTATCAAATTTAGCACTTTTTGCTGTAATAATTTCTTTTGGATTAGAAATTTCAGTATCAAAATCAACAAGTTCAATATTTTCTGCAATATTAGTTTCTCTATTTATTTTTCCCATCAAGTATAGATATCCTTCTGTATTATTTATAAAAAAGGCATTCTCTTTTGTTGTAGGTAATTTTAAAGATTCATCTACTTCACCTCTTCTATAAAAATTAATTTTAGCTAATGATTTTGTATAGATGGAATTATTTATAAAAAATACAAATAATGAAATCACAAAAGCTATTATAAGAGGTGCTCTAACTATTCTTAAAAATCTTATTCCTGATGTTTTTAATGAAACAATTTCTAAATTACTAGCCATTATACTTATAGTTATAAGTCCTGCCAATAAAACAGAAAGAGGGGCTGTTTCAACAAACATTTTAGGTAATAAATTAATAATATAATCAAAAATTTCTCCACCTACAAGTTTACCTTGGTTAATATATTTGATTATCTTAAATGTTTGAGCAAGTAAAAATACTCCCATAAAGCCAATTATATTCATTAAAAAAAACTTTATGAAGTACTTACTTATATATATATCCATTTTTTTTATCATTATATTCCTCTCACCTCTTTTGCCCTATATAATTTATATCCCAATAGATATAAGAGTATATTTGGTGTCCAAGTTGCAATGAATGGATTTAATCTTCCAGCTGTTGCCACAACAATCCCAACATTTAAAAGTATTATATAAGCAAATACAATTATCATTGCTAAAATAAATGAATATTTTTTAGATATTCTATGGTGTCCCAAAGAAAGTGAAAATCCTATAACTGCAAGGGGAATAGTTGAAAAAACTAAGGCTAATTTTCTAAAAATTTCTATTTTATATTTTACAACTTCTGTTGCTTCAACTTTTTTTAATCCTTTAATAAGATCTGTAACACTAAGTGCTTCAACATCTTTTATTCTTAAATTCAAGTCCTGAAAATATGCTGTTAATACAATTCTTTTTTCATCAAAAGTTCCTATCAAATTTTCCTTT encodes:
- a CDS encoding M16 family metallopeptidase — encoded protein: MENVKLKKLDNGITLITENLENISTFSMGFFVKTGAMNETKKESGISHFIEHLMFKGTKNRTAKEISEFVDFEGGILNAFTSRDMTCYYIKLLSSKIDIAIDVLTDMLLNSNFDEESIEKERNVIIEEIRMYEDIPEEIVHDKNIEYALRGIHSNSISGTISSLKKIDRKAILNYLEKHYIAENLVIVASGNIDEKYLYKELNKKLKDFRKVKKEETLDLTYEIKKGKKVVKKPSNQIHLCFTTRGVSAKSNLRYPAAIISNILGEGMSSRLFQIIREERGLAYSVYTYLTRFENCGLLSVYVGTTKEDYKEVIKLIKEEFKNIKENGISERELRKAKNKYESAFTFSLESTSSRMNRLALSYITYGKIISLDKIKKDIEKVTLKDIKEAAEFLFDEQYYSQTIVGDV
- a CDS encoding LptF/LptG family permease gives rise to the protein MIKKMDIYISKYFIKFFLMNIIGFMGVFLLAQTFKIIKYINQGKLVGGEIFDYIINLLPKMFVETAPLSVLLAGLITISIMASNLEIVSLKTSGIRFLRIVRAPLIIAFVISLFVFFINNSIYTKSLAKINFYRRGEVDESLKLPTTKENAFFINNTEGYLYLMGKINRETNIAENIELVDFDTEISNPKEIITAKSAKFDTEENKWIFTDVNIYNVDTKETTTKTEYKSDLYKDDPSNFIKAAAEDPRMLTIKELKKTIKEQKNIGEDTRIYLAELAKRYSFPFASFIVAFIGLSVSSKYVRGGRTTINLVICVVAGYGYYLVSGAFEAMSLNGILNPFIASWIPNILYLIIGIYFMNKAEY